The following are from one region of the Rhodopirellula sp. P2 genome:
- the arsC gene encoding arsenate reductase (glutaredoxin) (This arsenate reductase requires both glutathione and glutaredoxin to convert arsenate to arsenite, after which the efflux transporter formed by ArsA and ArsB can extrude the arsenite from the cell, providing resistance.) produces MTKIYHNPRCTKSRQALQLLEERGIEPEIIKYLETPPSKKELTEIVKLLGIPAEGLVRKKEPLFKELNLGEQTLTEQQWIATMVEHPKLIERPIVIHDGKAAIGRPTENIAAILDA; encoded by the coding sequence ATGACCAAGATCTATCACAACCCACGATGCACCAAGTCTCGCCAAGCTCTCCAGTTGCTAGAAGAACGCGGCATCGAGCCGGAGATCATCAAGTACTTGGAGACGCCGCCCAGCAAAAAAGAACTCACCGAGATCGTGAAACTGCTGGGCATCCCAGCAGAAGGCTTGGTTCGCAAAAAGGAACCACTCTTCAAAGAATTGAACTTGGGCGAACAAACGCTGACCGAGCAACAATGGATCGCGACCATGGTGGAGCATCCTAAACTGATTGAACGTCCGATCGTGATCCACGACGGCAAAGCAGCAATCGGCCGTCCCACCGAAAACATCGCTGCCATTCTCGACGCCTGA